The proteins below come from a single Deltaproteobacteria bacterium genomic window:
- a CDS encoding type II toxin-antitoxin system Phd/YefM family antitoxin — protein MSRVIKATDARIGFGKLMNRVVNDDEPVIVERSGEPQVVIMSIRNYEALVAASGKKNDLAILDRVLTVTRRIFANKAIVKDKPEDILRQVREARDVQMDMR, from the coding sequence ATGTCTCGTGTTATTAAAGCAACTGATGCACGTATTGGTTTTGGCAAACTTATGAATCGTGTGGTTAACGATGATGAGCCTGTTATTGTCGAACGCTCTGGTGAACCTCAGGTTGTCATTATGTCTATTCGCAACTATGAAGCGCTAGTTGCCGCTTCAGGCAAAAAAAATGATTTGGCTATTCTTGATCGGGTGTTGACTGTCACGAGACGGATCTTTGCTAATAAAGCGATAGTCAAAGACAAGCCTGAAGACATTTTACGACAAGTAAGAGAGGCTCGTGATGTCCAAATGGATATGCGCTGA